In one Streptomyces sp. NBC_01241 genomic region, the following are encoded:
- the mfd gene encoding transcription-repair coupling factor: MSLHGLLDVVVRDPALSEAVKAATDGHRMRVDLVGPPAARPFAVAALARETDRTVLAVTATGREAEDLAAALRTLLPPDTIAEFPSWETLPHERLSPRSDTVGRRLAVLRRLAHPRKDDPETGPVKVVVAPVRSVLQPQVKGLGDLEPVALRIGQSADLGKTVDALAAAAYSRVELVEKRGEFAVRGGILDVFPPTEEHPLRVEFWGDDVEEIRYFKIADQRSLEIAEHGLWAPPCRELLLTGEVRARAAALAEQHPELGELLGKIAEGIAVEGMESLAPVLVDDMELLLDVLPKGSMALVCDPERVRTRAADLVATSQEFLQASWAATAGGGEAPIDVGAASLWGIADVRDRARELEMMWWSVSPFAADEELDEDTLKLTMHAPESYRGDTARALADTKGWIADGWRTVYVTEGHGLASRTVEVLSGEGIAARLDPDLAEISPSLVHVSCGAIDQGFVDPALKLAVLTETDLTGQRTATKDLGRMPARRRKTIDPLTLETGDYIVHEQHGVGRYIEMVQRTVQGATREYLLVEYAPAKRGQPGDRLYIPTDQLEQVTKYVGGEAPTLHRLGGADWTKTKARAKKAVKEIAADLIKLYSARMAAPGHVFGPDTPWQRELEDAFPYAETPDQLTTIAEVKEDMEKSVPMDRLICGDVGYGKTEIAVRAAFKAVQDGKQVAVLVPTTLLVQQHHGTFTERYSQFPVNVRALSRFQSDSESKSTLEGLREGSVDLVIGTHRLFSSETKFKDLGLVIVDEEQRFGVEHKEQLKKLRANVDVLTMSATPIPRTLEMAVTGIREMSTITTPPEERHPVLTFVGPYEEKQIGAAIRRELLREGQAFYIHNRVESIDRAAARLREIIPEARIATAHGQMSEQALEQVVVDFWEKKFDVLVSTTIVESGIDISNANTLIVERGDNFGLSQLHQLRGRVGRGRERGYAYFLYPPEKPLTETAHERLATIAQHTEMGAGMYVAMKDLEIRGAGNLLGGEQSGHIAGVGFDLYVRMVGEAVADYRASLEGGVEEEPPLEVKIELPVDAHVPHDYAPGERLRLQAYRAIASANTEDDIRAVREELTDRYGKLPEPVENLLLVAGLRMLARACGVGEIVLQGSNIRFAPVGLRESQELRLKRLYPKTVIKPAVHQILVPRPTTGRIGGKPVVGRELLAWTGEFLTTILGS, encoded by the coding sequence ATGAGCCTGCACGGTCTGCTGGATGTCGTCGTACGTGACCCGGCACTCTCCGAAGCGGTGAAGGCCGCGACCGACGGCCACCGGATGCGTGTCGACCTCGTCGGCCCGCCCGCCGCCCGCCCCTTCGCCGTGGCCGCGCTGGCCCGCGAGACCGACCGGACCGTGCTCGCCGTCACCGCGACCGGCCGGGAGGCCGAGGACCTGGCGGCCGCGCTGCGCACCCTGCTGCCGCCGGACACGATCGCCGAGTTCCCGTCCTGGGAGACCCTGCCGCACGAGCGGCTCTCGCCCCGCTCCGACACCGTGGGCCGCCGCCTCGCCGTGCTGCGGCGCCTCGCGCACCCGAGGAAGGACGACCCGGAGACCGGGCCCGTCAAGGTCGTCGTCGCACCGGTGCGCTCCGTGCTCCAGCCGCAGGTCAAGGGGCTCGGTGACCTGGAACCCGTAGCGCTGCGCATCGGACAGAGCGCCGACCTCGGCAAGACGGTCGACGCGCTCGCGGCAGCCGCGTACTCCCGGGTCGAACTGGTCGAGAAGCGCGGTGAATTCGCCGTGCGCGGCGGCATCCTCGACGTCTTCCCGCCGACCGAGGAGCACCCCCTTCGGGTGGAATTCTGGGGCGACGACGTCGAGGAGATCCGCTACTTCAAGATCGCCGACCAGCGGTCGCTGGAGATCGCCGAGCACGGACTGTGGGCGCCGCCCTGCCGGGAGCTGCTGCTGACCGGCGAGGTCCGCGCGCGGGCCGCCGCCCTCGCCGAGCAGCACCCGGAGCTGGGCGAGCTGCTCGGCAAGATCGCCGAGGGGATCGCGGTGGAGGGCATGGAGTCCCTCGCCCCGGTCCTCGTCGACGACATGGAACTGCTGCTCGACGTGTTGCCGAAGGGCTCGATGGCGCTGGTCTGCGACCCGGAGCGGGTACGTACGAGGGCCGCCGACCTGGTCGCCACCAGCCAGGAGTTCCTCCAGGCGTCCTGGGCGGCGACCGCGGGCGGCGGCGAGGCCCCGATCGACGTCGGCGCGGCATCGCTGTGGGGCATCGCGGACGTCCGCGACCGGGCCCGCGAGCTGGAGATGATGTGGTGGTCGGTCTCCCCGTTCGCCGCGGACGAGGAGCTCGACGAGGACACCCTCAAGCTCACGATGCACGCCCCGGAGTCGTACCGGGGCGACACCGCCCGCGCGCTCGCCGACACCAAGGGCTGGATCGCCGACGGCTGGCGCACGGTGTACGTCACCGAGGGCCACGGGCTCGCCTCCCGTACCGTCGAGGTGCTGAGCGGCGAGGGCATCGCGGCCCGGCTGGATCCCGACCTGGCCGAGATCTCCCCGTCCCTGGTCCACGTCTCCTGCGGCGCGATCGACCAAGGCTTCGTCGACCCGGCGCTCAAGCTCGCCGTACTGACCGAGACGGACCTCACCGGCCAGCGCACCGCCACCAAGGACCTGGGCCGGATGCCGGCCCGCCGCCGCAAGACGATCGACCCGCTGACGCTGGAGACCGGCGACTACATCGTCCACGAGCAGCACGGGGTGGGCCGCTACATCGAGATGGTGCAGCGCACCGTGCAGGGCGCCACCCGTGAGTACCTCCTCGTCGAGTACGCCCCCGCCAAGCGTGGCCAGCCCGGCGACCGCCTCTACATTCCGACCGACCAGCTGGAACAGGTCACCAAGTACGTCGGCGGCGAGGCACCGACCCTGCACCGGCTCGGCGGCGCCGACTGGACCAAGACCAAGGCGCGCGCCAAGAAGGCCGTCAAGGAGATCGCCGCCGACCTGATCAAGCTGTACTCGGCACGGATGGCGGCGCCCGGCCATGTCTTCGGCCCCGACACGCCCTGGCAGCGCGAACTGGAGGACGCCTTCCCGTACGCGGAGACGCCCGACCAGCTCACCACCATCGCCGAAGTCAAGGAGGACATGGAGAAGTCCGTCCCGATGGACCGGCTGATCTGCGGCGACGTCGGCTACGGGAAGACGGAGATCGCGGTACGGGCGGCCTTCAAGGCGGTCCAGGACGGCAAGCAGGTCGCCGTACTCGTCCCCACGACCCTCCTGGTCCAGCAGCACCACGGCACGTTCACCGAGCGCTACTCCCAGTTCCCGGTCAACGTACGGGCGCTGAGCCGCTTCCAGTCGGATTCCGAATCCAAGTCGACCCTCGAAGGGCTTCGCGAGGGCTCCGTCGATCTGGTCATCGGCACCCACCGCCTCTTCTCCTCCGAGACGAAGTTCAAGGACCTCGGCCTGGTCATCGTCGACGAGGAGCAACGCTTCGGCGTCGAGCACAAGGAGCAGTTGAAGAAGCTCCGCGCCAACGTGGACGTTCTCACCATGTCCGCGACGCCCATCCCCCGTACGCTCGAAATGGCCGTCACCGGCATCCGCGAGATGTCGACGATCACCACGCCGCCCGAGGAGCGCCACCCGGTCCTCACCTTCGTCGGACCGTACGAGGAGAAGCAGATCGGCGCGGCCATCCGCCGTGAACTGCTCCGCGAGGGCCAGGCGTTCTACATCCACAACCGCGTCGAGTCGATCGACCGGGCCGCCGCCCGACTGCGCGAGATCATCCCCGAGGCGAGGATCGCGACAGCACACGGTCAGATGTCCGAACAGGCCCTGGAACAGGTGGTGGTGGACTTCTGGGAGAAGAAGTTCGACGTCCTGGTCTCCACGACGATCGTCGAGTCCGGCATCGACATCTCCAACGCCAACACCCTGATCGTGGAACGCGGCGACAACTTCGGCCTCTCCCAGCTCCACCAGCTGCGCGGCCGGGTCGGCCGGGGCCGCGAGCGCGGCTACGCCTACTTCCTCTACCCGCCGGAGAAGCCGCTCACCGAGACGGCCCACGAGCGGCTGGCCACGATCGCCCAGCACACCGAGATGGGCGCGGGCATGTACGTGGCGATGAAGGACCTCGAAATCCGCGGCGCCGGAAACCTCCTGGGCGGCGAACAGTCGGGCCACATCGCGGGCGTCGGCTTCGACCTGTACGTACGCATGGTGGGCGAGGCGGTCGCCGACTACCGGGCCTCCCTCGAAGGCGGCGTGGAGGAGGAACCGCCCCTGGAGGTCAAGATCGAGCTTCCGGTCGACGCCCACGTCCCCCACGACTACGCCCCCGGCGAGCGGCTGCGCCTCCAGGCGTACCGGGCCATCGCCTCCGCCAACACGGAGGACGACATCAGGGCGGTCCGCGAGGAACTCACCGACCGCTACGGCAAGCTCCCCGAGCCGGTCGAGAACCTGCTCCTGGTCGCCGGTCTGCGCATGCTGGCCCGCGCCTGTGGCGTCGGCGAGATCGTGCTCCAGGGTTCGAACATCCGGTTCGCCCCGGTCGGGCTGCGCGAATCGCAGGAGCTGCGTCTGAAGCGCCTCTACCCGAAGACGGTCATCAAGCCGGCCGTCCACCAGATCCTGGTCCCGCGCCCCACCACCGGCAGGATCGGCGGCAAGCCGGTCGTCGGCCGCGAACTGCTGGCGTGGACGGGGGAGTTCCTCACGACGATCCTGGGGTCGTAG
- a CDS encoding ABC transporter permease gives MTVWKTSRRNFFAHKGRMALSAVAVLLSVAFVCGTLVFTDTMNTTFDKLFAATSADVTVSPKTPEDDDRLPENGKPVTLPASAVQQVGKATGVKDAEGAVSSMSVTVVDSHDKNMGSTTGAPTIAGNWTKNDLRSMEITSGHAPRGPTEVMVDADTADKHHLKLGDELRTIAATGDINAKISGIATFKVTNPGAAVVYFDTVTAQTKLLGKPDVFSLISVTAEQGVSDTQLKQAVATALGDTSAYKLQTQKEAADANKNSMGSFLDVMKYAMLGFAGIAFLVGIFLIVNTFSMLVAQRTREIGLMRAIGSSRKQVNRSVLIEALFLGILGSVLGVGAGIGLAVGLMKLMGAVGMDLSTDDLTVAWTTPVVGLALGIIVTVVAAYIPARRAGKISPMAALRDAGTPADGRAGRVRAAIGLVLTLGGGTALYAATRADKSSEGSLFLTVGVVLTLIGFIVIGPLLAGFVVRVLSAVMLRMFGPVGRLAERNALRNPRRTGATGAALMIGLALVACLSVVGSSMVASATEELDKSVGADFIVQPAGGNPTLLVDQAVKSLEAVPDIEHLTGYKVVSAGITAPDGTTENKVLAAVDPTYQEDVRRETVAGKLADAYGKDAMSVGDTYATKHHLKVGDRLTVAFRGGETAKLRLAAITSDDVNIDKGAMYTNVATAARYVPADSLPKNMMMFAKAADGKEKEAYAALKAALVKYPQYEVKNQADFKQQLKDQIGQLLNIVYGLLALAIIVAVLGVVNTLALSVVERTREIGLMRAIGFSRLQLRWMICLESVVIAVFGALLGLGLGMGWGTAAQKLLALEGLNVLEIPWPTILTVFVASAFVGLFAALVPAFRAGRMNVLNAIATE, from the coding sequence ATGACCGTCTGGAAGACATCGAGGCGGAACTTCTTCGCCCACAAGGGACGCATGGCGCTCTCCGCCGTCGCGGTCCTGCTGTCGGTGGCGTTCGTGTGCGGCACGCTCGTCTTCACCGACACCATGAACACCACGTTCGACAAGCTCTTCGCCGCGACGTCGGCCGATGTCACCGTCAGCCCGAAGACCCCCGAGGACGACGACCGGCTTCCGGAGAACGGCAAGCCCGTCACGCTCCCCGCCTCCGCCGTCCAGCAGGTCGGCAAGGCCACCGGCGTGAAGGACGCCGAGGGCGCGGTCTCCAGCATGTCCGTCACCGTCGTCGACAGCCACGACAAGAACATGGGCTCGACGACGGGCGCCCCGACGATCGCGGGCAACTGGACGAAGAACGACCTGCGTTCGATGGAGATCACCTCCGGCCACGCACCGCGCGGCCCGACCGAGGTGATGGTCGACGCCGACACCGCCGACAAGCACCACCTGAAGCTCGGTGACGAACTGCGCACCATCGCCGCCACCGGCGACATCAACGCGAAGATCAGCGGCATCGCCACTTTCAAGGTCACCAACCCCGGCGCGGCGGTCGTCTACTTCGACACCGTCACCGCGCAGACGAAACTGCTCGGCAAGCCGGACGTCTTCAGCCTCATCTCCGTCACCGCCGAACAAGGCGTCAGCGACACGCAGTTGAAGCAGGCCGTCGCCACGGCGCTCGGTGACACCTCCGCGTACAAGCTCCAGACGCAGAAGGAGGCCGCGGACGCCAACAAGAACTCGATGGGCTCCTTCCTCGACGTCATGAAGTACGCGATGCTCGGCTTCGCCGGGATCGCCTTCCTCGTCGGCATCTTCCTGATCGTCAACACCTTCTCGATGCTGGTCGCCCAGCGCACCCGCGAGATCGGCCTGATGCGGGCCATCGGCTCCAGCCGCAAGCAGGTCAACCGTTCCGTGCTCATCGAGGCGCTGTTCCTCGGCATCCTCGGCTCCGTCCTCGGCGTCGGCGCGGGCATCGGCCTCGCCGTCGGCCTGATGAAGCTCATGGGCGCCGTGGGCATGGACCTGTCCACCGACGACCTCACGGTCGCCTGGACGACCCCGGTCGTCGGCCTCGCGCTCGGCATCATCGTGACCGTCGTCGCCGCGTACATCCCGGCCCGTCGCGCCGGGAAGATCTCCCCGATGGCCGCCCTGCGCGACGCCGGAACCCCGGCGGACGGCCGGGCCGGCCGGGTCAGGGCCGCGATCGGCCTGGTCCTCACCCTCGGCGGCGGCACCGCGCTCTACGCCGCGACGCGGGCCGACAAGTCGAGCGAGGGCTCGCTCTTCCTCACTGTGGGCGTGGTCCTCACCCTGATCGGCTTCATCGTGATCGGCCCGCTGCTGGCCGGCTTCGTGGTCCGGGTGCTGAGCGCGGTCATGCTGCGGATGTTCGGCCCCGTCGGACGGCTCGCGGAGCGCAACGCCCTGCGCAACCCGCGCCGCACCGGAGCGACCGGCGCCGCCCTGATGATCGGCCTCGCCCTGGTCGCCTGCCTCTCGGTCGTCGGATCCTCCATGGTCGCCTCGGCCACCGAGGAACTCGACAAGTCGGTCGGCGCCGACTTCATCGTCCAGCCGGCCGGCGGCAACCCGACGCTCCTCGTGGACCAAGCGGTCAAGTCCCTGGAGGCCGTGCCGGACATCGAGCACCTCACCGGCTACAAGGTCGTCAGCGCCGGGATCACGGCCCCCGACGGCACCACCGAGAACAAGGTCCTGGCCGCTGTCGATCCCACGTACCAGGAGGACGTCCGGCGCGAGACGGTCGCCGGGAAGCTGGCCGACGCGTACGGCAAGGACGCCATGTCCGTCGGCGACACGTACGCCACCAAGCACCACCTCAAGGTCGGCGACCGGCTCACCGTCGCGTTCAGGGGCGGCGAGACCGCGAAGCTGAGGCTCGCCGCGATCACCTCGGACGACGTGAACATCGACAAGGGCGCGATGTACACGAACGTCGCGACCGCCGCGCGGTACGTCCCCGCCGACAGCCTGCCGAAGAACATGATGATGTTCGCGAAGGCCGCGGACGGCAAGGAGAAGGAGGCGTACGCCGCGCTGAAGGCCGCCCTCGTCAAGTACCCGCAGTACGAGGTGAAGAACCAGGCCGACTTCAAGCAGCAGCTGAAGGACCAGATCGGCCAGCTGCTGAACATCGTCTACGGCCTGCTGGCGCTCGCGATCATCGTCGCGGTGCTCGGTGTGGTGAACACCCTGGCCCTGTCGGTGGTCGAGCGGACCCGTGAGATCGGCCTGATGCGCGCCATCGGCTTCTCCCGCCTCCAGCTGCGCTGGATGATTTGCCTGGAGTCGGTGGTCATCGCCGTCTTCGGCGCCCTGCTCGGTCTCGGCCTCGGCATGGGCTGGGGCACGGCGGCCCAGAAGCTGCTGGCCCTGGAGGGCCTCAACGTCCTGGAGATCCCGTGGCCGACGATCCTCACGGTCTTCGTCGCCTCAGCCTTCGTGGGCCTGTTCGCGGCCCTGGTCCCGGCGTTCCGGGCGGGCAGGATGAACGTGCTGAACGCGATCGCCACGGAATAG
- a CDS encoding HNH endonuclease family protein translates to MIPPRTYRVMLPAIGAAAVLALAGCDPEQTSSGAGQQGGGQAAVTGFGASPLNNADGTKPGLAPLTSEADRAAGRKIIEKVATKGRGPKTGYARDKFGYAWKDSVDGIPLARNGCDTRNDLLARDGKDVKFRSGSNCVVVSMTLKDPYTGSTIDWRKQQATKVQIDHVMPLSYDWQMGAARWNETKRQQIANDPLNLLPVDGPANNAKRDSGPASWLPPYKPVRCSYAVRFAQVSLKYELPVTAADKQAMLEQCGG, encoded by the coding sequence GTGATACCTCCGCGCACGTACCGAGTGATGCTGCCCGCCATCGGCGCGGCGGCGGTGCTGGCCCTGGCCGGCTGCGACCCCGAGCAGACGTCCTCCGGGGCCGGGCAGCAGGGCGGTGGACAGGCTGCCGTCACCGGGTTCGGGGCGAGTCCGCTGAACAACGCCGACGGTACGAAGCCAGGGCTCGCACCGCTCACCTCCGAGGCGGACCGGGCAGCCGGCCGGAAGATCATCGAGAAGGTCGCGACGAAGGGGCGGGGTCCGAAGACCGGGTACGCGCGCGACAAGTTCGGCTACGCGTGGAAGGACTCGGTCGACGGGATACCGCTTGCCCGGAACGGCTGCGACACCCGCAACGACCTCCTCGCCAGGGACGGCAAGGACGTGAAGTTCCGCTCCGGATCGAACTGCGTGGTCGTGTCGATGACCCTCAAGGATCCCTACACCGGCTCGACCATCGACTGGCGCAAGCAGCAGGCCACCAAGGTCCAGATCGACCACGTCATGCCGCTCTCGTACGACTGGCAGATGGGCGCCGCCCGCTGGAACGAGACCAAGCGGCAGCAGATCGCCAATGACCCGCTCAATCTCCTCCCGGTGGACGGCCCGGCCAACAACGCCAAGCGCGACTCGGGACCGGCGTCCTGGCTGCCGCCGTACAAGCCGGTCCGCTGCTCGTACGCGGTGCGGTTCGCGCAGGTGTCGCTGAAGTACGAACTGCCGGTCACCGCCGCCGACAAGCAGGCCATGCTGGAGCAGTGCGGGGGATGA